The Megalops cyprinoides isolate fMegCyp1 chromosome 10, fMegCyp1.pri, whole genome shotgun sequence genome window below encodes:
- the slc4a7 gene encoding sodium bicarbonate cotransporter 3: protein MERSGDVERALQTGNDEEAVVDLGKTSSTIHTNFEKEELESHRAVYVGVHVPLGRQSRRRHRHRGHKHHRKRRERGSDREDGRESPTYDTPSQRVQFILGTEDDDEEHIPHDLFTELDELSFRDGHATEWKETARWLKFEEDVEDGGERWSKPYVATLSLHSLFELRSCILNGTVMLDMRANSIEEIADMIIDSMVASEQLDEALREKVREAMLKRHHHQNEKKLSNRIPLVRSFADIGEGLSASRLSLLRRSSSVSTLSLYQRRVSDLITHLRPSPSASPFVTPQNSPPLSRSISAPASPLPSPLPPSPTTPESPASFAEWGGIPEVVVYPPEEDEPPPLVLPQEEGKAAPAPGTPGPARPSLLLPPAPPEGLLASPQSAPGSLENSKPSESRINGSGGSRENSTVDFSKVDMNFMKKIPPGAEASNVLVGEVDFLERPIIAFIRLAPAVLLTGLTEVPVPTRFLFLLLGPFGKGPQYHEIGRSIATLMTDEIFHDVAYKAKDRNDLLSGIDEFLDQVTVLPPGEWDPTIRIEPPKSVPSQEKRKMPHQPNGSAMASDMVKEVEHPAGPELQRTGRIFGGLVMDVRRKAPFYWSDIRDALSLQCLASILFLYCACMSPVITFGGLLGEATKGNISAIESLFGASLTGVAFSLFAGQPLTILGSTGPVLVFEKILFKFCKDYGLSYLSLRTSIGLWTAFLCLVLVATDASSLVCYITRFTEEAFASLICIIFIYEALEKLFQLGELFPINMQNELDNLTFYTCQCSPPANATTETLRRWNHTGFTPDSIPWSDLNMTMCRKLHGEFVGPACGDHGPYIPDVLFWSVILFFTTFFLSSFLKQFKTKRYFPTKVRSTISDFAVFLTIMIMVMIDYLVGIPSPKLRVPDRFEPTSKNRGWLIDPLGENPWWTLLAAAIPALLCTILIFMDQQITAVIINRKEHKLKKGCGYHLDLLVVSVMLGVCSVMGLPWFVAATVLSITHVNSLKLESACSAPGEQPKFLGIREQRVTGLMIFVLMGLSVFMTSVLKFIPMPVLYGVFLYMGVSSLKGIQFFDRIKLFGMPAKHQPDLIYLRYVPLWKVHIFTIVQLSCLVLLWVIKASAAAVVFPMMVLALVFVRKMLDFCFTKRELSWLDDLMPESKKKKEDDKKKKAKEEAERMLETEESESMQIPYDSGNLLKIPVKTLKVSSDPSVVNISDEMAKTAVWKAVAMNADNAKVLKPSPSQEKMACIKISIEDEQGHKYVDAETSL from the exons GTCACAGGGCAGTGTACGTCGGGGTCCATGTCCCTCTGGGCAGGCAGAGCAGACGCAGACACCGGCACCGTGGCCACAAGCACCACCGCAAGAGGAGGGAGCGGGGCTCTGACCGCGAGGACGGCAGGGAGTCCCCCACATACG ATACGCCCTCCCAGCGGGTCCAGTTCATCTTGGGGACTGAGGACGACGACGAGGAGCACATTCCCCATGACCTCTTCACCGAGCTGGACGAGCTGTCCTTCCGGGACGGACACGCCACCGAGTGGAAGGAGACCGCCAG GTGGCTGAAGTTCGAGGAGGACGTGGAGGACGGGGGCGAGCGCTGGAGCAAGCCCTATGTGGCCACACTGTCCCTGCACAGCCTGTTCGAGCTGCGCAGCTGCATACTCAATGGCACTGTCATGCTGGACATGAGAGCCAACTCCATTGAGGAGATCGCag ACATGATCATCGACAGCATGGTGGCGTCTGAGCAGCTGGACGAGGCGCTGCGGGAGAAGGTCCGGGAGGCCATGCTGAAGAGACACCACCACCAGAACGAGAAGAAGCTGAGCAACCGCATCCCGCTGGTGCGCTCCTTCGCAGACATAG GGGAGGGCCTGTCGGCCTCCCGCCTGTCCCTCCTGCGCCGcagctcctctgtctccacccTCAGCCTGTACCAGCGCCGGGTGTCTGACCTCATCACTCACCTCCGGCCCAGCCCCTCCGCTTCCCCTTTCGTCACGCCCCAAAACTCGCCCCCGCTGTCCCGTAGCATCTCGGCCCCGGCCTCGCCCCTGCCCTCACCCCTGCCCCCGTCTCCCACCACCCCGGAGAGCCCGGCGTCCTTCGCCGAGTGGGGGGGCATCCCGGAAGTGGTGGTGTACCCGCCCGAGGAGGACGAGCCGCCGCCCCTCGTCCTGCCTCAGGAGGAGGGAAAAGCAGCGCCGGCGCCCGGGACGCCTGGCCCCGCCCGCCCgtcgctgctgctgccgccggCGCCACCTGAAG GTCTCCTTGCGTCCCCGCAGTCTGCCCCGGGGAGTCTGGAGAACAGCAAACCCAGCGAGAGTCGCATTAACGGTAGCGGGGGCAGCCGAGAGAACAGCACCGTGGACTTCAGCAAG GTGGACATGAACTTCATGAAGAAGATCCCGCCCGGGGCCGAGGCTTCCAACGTGCTGGTGGGCGAGGTGGACTTCCTCGAGCGGCCCATCATCGCCTTCATCAGGCTGGCTCCCGCCGTGCTCCTCACAGGCCTGACGGAGGTGCCCGTTCCCACCAG atttttgtttctgttgctaGGTCCCTTTGGCAAAGGGCCACAGTACCACGAGATTGGAAGGTCCATAGCCACACTGATGACAGATGAG ATTTTCCATGATGTTGCGTACAAGGCCAAAGACAGGAACGACCTTTTGTCTGGCATAGACGAGTTTCTGGACCAGGTGACTGTGTTGCCCCCTGGAGAATGGGACCCCACGATACGAATAGAGCCCCCAAAGAGTGTCCCATCTCAG GAGAAGCGTAAGATGCCTCACCAGCCCAACGGCTCGGCGATGGCCTCTGACATGGTGAAAGAGGTGGAGCATCCCGCAGGTCCTGAGCTCCAGAGGACCGGGAG GATCTTCGGAGGCCTGGTGATGGACGTGCGGCGCAAGGCCCCGTTCTACTGGAGTGACATCCGAGACGCCCTGAGTCTGCAGTGCCTGGcctccatcctcttcctctactGCGCCTGCATGTCCCCCGTCATCACTTTCGGGGGGCTGCTAGGGGAGGCCACGAAGGGCAACATC AGTGCCATAGAGTCCCTGTTCGGGGCATCCCTGACGGGCGTGGCCTTCTCTCTCTTCGCGGGACAGCCCCTCACCATCCTGGGCAGCACCGGGCCCGTCCTGGTCTTCGAGAAGATCCTCTTCAAGTTCTGCAA GGACTATGGCCTGTCCTACCTGTCCCTGCGCACGAGCATCGGGCTGTGGACGGCCTTCCTGTGCCTGGTGCTGGTCGCCACGGACGCCAGCTCGCTGGTGTGCTACATCACGCGCTTCACCGAGGAGGCGTTCGCCTCCCTCATCTGCATCATCTTCATCTACGAGGCCCTGGAGAAGCTCTTCCAGCTGGGCGAGCTGTTCCCCATCAACATGCAGAACGAGCTGGACAACCTCACCTTCTACAC GTGCCAGTGCTCCCCGCCCGCAAACGCCACCACCGAAACCCTGCGGCGCTGGAACCACACCGGCTTCACGCCGGACTCCATACCCTGGAGCGACCTCAAcatgact ATGTGCAGAAAGCTCCATGGGGAGTTCGTGGGGCCAGCCTGCGGAGACCACGGCCCCTACATCCCCGATGTCCTCTTCTGGTCCGTCATCCTCTTCTTCAccaccttcttcctctcctccttcctcaagCAGTTCAAGACGAAACGCTACTTCCCCACCAAG GTGCGGTCCACAATCAGTGATTTCGCTGTGTTCCTGACCATTATGATCATGGTCATGATCGACTACCTTGTGGGTATACCGTCTCCAAAGCTGAGAGTGCCCGACCGCTTTGAG cCCACCTCTAAGAACCGGGGCTGGCTGATCGACCCGCTGGGAGAGAATCCCTGGTGGACACTGCTGGCGGCGGCCATTCCGGCTCTGCTCTGCACCATCCTCATCTTCATGGACCAGCAGATCACCGCCGTCATCATCAACCGCAAGGAGCACAAGCTCAAG AAAGGCTGCGGGTACCACCTGGACCTGCTGGTGGTGTCGGTGATGCTGGGCGTGTGCTCGGTGATGGGGCTGCCCTGGTTCGTGGCCGCCACCGTGCTCTCCATCACGCACGTGAACAGCCTGAAGCTGGAGTCGGCGTGCTCGGCCCCCGGGGAGCAGCCCAAGTTCCTGGGCATCCGCGAGCAGAGGGTGACCGGCCTCATGATCTTCGTGCTCATGGGCCTGTCCGTCTTCATGACCTCCGTGCTCAAA TTTATTCCCATGCCAGTACTTTACGGTGTCTTCCTCTACATGGGCGTCTCCTCCCTCAAAGGAATTCAG TTCTTCGACCGGATCAAGCTGTTCGGCATGCCGGCCAAACACCAGCCGGACCTGATCTACCTGCGCTACGTACCCCTGTGGAAGGTGCACATCTTCACCATCGTGCAGCTGTCCTGCCTGGTTCTGCTGTGGGTCATCAAAGCCTCGGCCGCCGCCGTCGTCTTCCCCATGATG gtcttGGCCCTGGTCTTCGTCCGTAAGATGCTGGACTTCTGCTTCACTAAGAGAGAGCTGAGCTGGCTGGACGACCTCATGCCCGagagcaagaagaagaaggaggacgACAAGAAGAAGAAGGCGAAGGAG GAGGCCGAGCGCATGCTGGAAACTGAGGAGAGCGAGTCGATGCAGATTCCATACGACAGTGGCAACCTGCTGAAGATTCCCGTCAAGACCCTCAAAGTCAG CTCTGACCCCTCCGTTGTAAACATTTCTGACGAAATGGCCAAAACCGCTGTGTGGAAGGCCGTTGCCATGAACGCTGACAATGCCAAAGTATTGAAACCTAGCCCAAG CCAGGAGAAGATGGCCTGCATTAAGATCAGCATCGAGGACGAGCAGGGGCACAAGTACGTGGACGCGGAGACATCTTTGTGA